The sequence below is a genomic window from Methylotuvimicrobium alcaliphilum 20Z.
TTGTAAACGCGCTTCATCGTCAGTGCATCGAATACGTCGGCAACGGCCATGATGCGTGCAGAAAGCGGAATCGCATCGCCGCTCAACCCATCCGGATAGCCACTACCGTCCCAGCGTTCGTGATGCCAATGCGCGATTTCTTTGGCCAGCATCAGAAAGTCGACATTTATCGCGACATCTTGTTCGGCCAGCTCGATGGCTGCCGCCCCGCGTTCGGCATGGGTTTTCATGATGACCCATTCGTCATCGGTCAGCGGCCCCGGTTTCAATAGGATATGGTCTGGAATTGCGACTTTACCGATGTCATGCAGCGGCGCCGAGCGGGTCAAGAGTTCGATATATTGATCGTCTAAGATGGCGCTGAAACGCGGATTTTGTTTCAGTTGTATCGCCAGTTCGCGCACATAATGTTGCGTGCGCAGAATATGATTGCCGGTCTCAGGGTCTCGGGTTTCCGCCAAATGGGCTAATGCGCGAATGCTGACTTGTTGGATCAAATCGTTTTCGAGCATACGTTTTTTAACTTCGCTTTCGAGCCATTTGTTTTGGTCGAACAGACGATCGTGGGCGCTTTTTAATTCGATATGCGTTTGCACTCTGGCCAAGACGACCGGCGGCATGATCGGCTTGGTAATATAATCGACCGCACCCAATTGGAAACCGTTGACTTGGTCTTCTTGGCTGTCCAAAGCGGTAATAAAGATAACCGGAATGTTTTGGGTCGAAGGCTCGGATTTGAGCGTTTGCAGAACATCGTGTCCGCTTAGATCGGGCATCATCACGTCGAGCAAGATCAAATCGGGAACGGGTTCCGCTCGGGCCAGCATAAGACCGCGAAGACCGGAATTGGCGACCCGCACGCTGTAATCGGGCTTTAGAATTTCGCTGATCAGCGCCAGGTTGGAAGGCTCGTCGTCTACGATAAGAACAGTCGGTTGAGTCATAATCTTCGAGTAAAATGCCGAGAGCTGATGGATATCATCGAACTCACTACTTTTGTAATTATTTACATCCCACCTATCGTTCCAACGCTCCAGCGTGGGAACGAAGACCGAGACGCTCTAGCGTCAAGTATCGCTAAAGCGGTACTCAGGCATTACCACGCAGAGCGTCACTGCCATTAAGTTAAGGATTTTTCCGTTCGCCCTGAGCCTGTCGAAGGGTGAATGGAAAAATCCTGGGTCGATAAGTTAAGCCGTCCATGGTTCGACAGGCTCACCACGAACGGCTTAACTTAATGGCAGTGAGGCAGAGCGTAGGAACGATAATTGCCGGGGGTCTGAATAGTTGCCTTTTATGGATTAAAGAATAACATACCTTCGAATGATTACTTAGCGCATATGATCCAAAGGACTTACAACGTTTCTTATAGCTTGGGTTATACCCGTGTAGATCAAAATTTGCCGCCTGGGTGTCCGCTAGAGGACGCCGTGAATACGTCCATATAGTCTCTATGCCAGCTCCATGCTGCCAAAGCCTTTGCGAACGCCCCGACGCCTCCATAAGCTAATGCCGAAATTTGAAGTGCGATAGGTATAAAATTACGGCACCCCCTAAACTATCGGCCTTGCTGGAGCCGAAAGGCTACATAACTACAGCAATTCCCAGTTTGAGCAGTATCGCCGATTTTAGGGTGTGGGGTATGCCTGTC
It includes:
- a CDS encoding response regulator, which produces MTQPTVLIVDDEPSNLALISEILKPDYSVRVANSGLRGLMLARAEPVPDLILLDVMMPDLSGHDVLQTLKSEPSTQNIPVIFITALDSQEDQVNGFQLGAVDYITKPIMPPVVLARVQTHIELKSAHDRLFDQNKWLESEVKKRMLENDLIQQVSIRALAHLAETRDPETGNHILRTQHYVRELAIQLKQNPRFSAILDDQYIELLTRSAPLHDIGKVAIPDHILLKPGPLTDDEWVIMKTHAERGAAAIELAEQDVAINVDFLMLAKEIAHWHHERWDGSGYPDGLSGDAIPLSARIMAVADVFDALTMKRVYKPPMPFGEARDLIVAGRGSQFDSDMIDAFQYCYTTFKQIAKRFDDVTAASLSAISAT